A genome region from Populus alba chromosome 5, ASM523922v2, whole genome shotgun sequence includes the following:
- the LOC140955579 gene encoding cuscuta receptor 1-like, giving the protein MGNPFRSNIAEEVIEFTTKNMYYGYQGKILSFMSGIDLSCNNFLGAIPPELGNLSEIHTLNLSHNNLTGSIPATFSNLKQIESLDLSYNKLNGVIPQQFTEITTLEVFSVAHNNLSGKTPERKNQFGTFDESCYEGNPFLCGPPLRNNCSKEPVSSQPVPNDEQEDDGFIDMEFFYISFGACYTVVVMTIAIVLYINPYWRRRFFWNKSIY; this is encoded by the coding sequence ATGGGAAACCCTTTTCGGTCCAACATTGCAGAAGAAGTGATAGAATTTACtactaaaaatatgtattatggTTACCAGGGGAAAATTCTCAGCTTCATGTCTGGTATTGATCTCTCCTGTAACAACTTCTTAGGAGCCATCCCACCAGAATTGGGAAACTTGAGTGAGATACATACATTAAACTTATCACACAACAATCTCACTGGATCTATCCCTGCAACATTCTCAAACCTAAAGCAGATTGAGAGTTTGGATCTCTCTTACAACAAGTTGAATGGTGTCATCCCTCAGCAATTTACTGAAATTACCACACTAGAAGTTTTTAGTGTGGCGCACAATAACTTGTCAGGTAAGACACCCGAGAGAAAAAATCAGTTTGGGACCTTTGATGAAAGCTGTTATGAAGGAAATCCTTTCTTGTGTGGACCTCCACTGCGAAACAATTGTAGCAAGGAACCAGTGTCGTCGCAACCAGTGCCTAATGACGAACAAGAAGATGATGGTTTCATAGACATGGAGTTTTTCTACATCAGTTTTGGTGCATGTTACACAGTTGTGGTGATGACGATCGCAATAGTTCTCTACATCAATCCATATTGGCGACGCAGGtttttttggaataagtcgATATATTAA
- the LOC118028161 gene encoding uncharacterized protein: MRLGKLENLDLSDNQLNSSILSILSGLSSLKSLDLSNNMVTGSGTFFNSSTLEELNLDGTSLPLNFLQNIGALPTLKVLSLSYCDLNGTLPAQGIFFNSSTLEELYLDYTSLPLNFLQNIGALPALKVLSVGECNINGTLPAQGWCDLKNLEQLDLYGNNLGGSLPDCLGNLSSLQLLDVYENQFTGNIVSGPLTNLISIEFLSLSNNLFEVPISMKPFMNHSSLKFFSSENNIIVTEPMSFHDLIPKFQLVFFHLSNSPTSKAVNVEFPNFLYYQYNLRFLDLSHNNITGMFPSWLLKNNTRLEQLFLSENFFVGTLQLQDHPNQNMTELDISNNNMHGQIPKNICLIFSNLDSLRMAKNEFTGCIPSCLGNMSSLGILDLFNNQLSTVKLKQLTTIRFLKLSNNNLGGQLPTSVVNSSSLVFLYLSGNNFWGQISDFALNGWKKMWTVLDLSNNQFSGMLPRWIVNSTQLSAIDLSKNHFKGPIPRDFCKLQGLEYLDLSENNFGSIPSCFNPPQITHVHLSGNRLSGPLTCGFYNSSSLVTMDLHDNNFISSIPSWIGNLSSLSVLLLRANHFDGDFPVHLCLLEKLSILDVSQNQLSGPLPSCLGNLTFKENFDKAFVNIGSVFGSAVHRKSLL; encoded by the exons ATGAGGCTGGGAAAGTTGGAGAACCTTGACCTGAGTGACAATCAATTGAACAGTAGCATCTTATCAATTCTGAGTGGGCTTTCATCCCTCAAGTCTTTGGATCTATCAAATAACATGGTGACGGGATCAG gGACTTTCTTCAATTCGAGCACTCTTGAAGAATTGAATCTAGATGGTACTTCTCTCCCATTAAACTTTCTCCAGAACATCGGAGCATTGCCTACTCTTAAAGTATTGTCTCTTAGTTACTGTGACCTCAATGGCACCCTGCCCGCTCAAG GGATTTTCTTCAATTCGAGCACCCTTGAAGAATTGTATCTAGATTATACTTCTCTCCCATTAAACTTTCTCCAGAACATCGGTGCATTGCCAGCTCTTAAAGTCTTGTCTGTTGGTGAATGTAACATCAATGGCACCTTGCCCGCTCAAG GTTGGTGTGATTTGAAAAATCTGGAGCAGTTAGATCTCTATGGAAATAATTTAGGAGGTTCACTCCCAGATTGTTTGGGAAACTTATCATCTCTACAACTATTAGATGTTTATGAAAATCAGTTTACTGGAAATATTGTCTCTGGTCCTCTTACCAACCTCATATCCATTGAATTTCTCTCACTATCAAATAACCTTTTCGAAGTTCCCATTTCAATGAAGCCTTTTATGAACCACTCAAGCCTCAAGTTCTTTTCCAGTGAGAACAACATAATAGTAACAGAACCCATGTCCTTTCATGATTTGATTCCAAAGTTCCAACTAGTATTTTTCCACTTGTCAAATAGTCCAACATCGAAAGCAGTCAATGTAGAGTTTCCCAACTTCCTCTATTACCAATACAACTTAAGATTCCTTGATCTCTCCCACAACAACATCACTGGAATGTTTCCATCATGGTTGCTTAAAAACAATACACGATTGGAGCAACTATTTCTCAGTGAGAACTTCTTTGTTGGTACTCTGCAATTGCAAGATCACCCAAATCAAAATATGACAGAATTAGATATATCCAACAACAACATGCACGgtcaaattccaaaaaatatttgtttgatctTTTCAAATCTAGACAGCTTAAGGATGGCTAAGAATGAATTTACAGGTTGTATTCCTTCTTGTTTAGGAAATATGAGCTCTTTGggaattttagatttattcaaCAATCAATTGTCCACAGTAAAACTAAAACAACTAACAACAATAAGGTTTTTGAAGCTGTCAAACAATAATTTGGGTGGGCAATTACCTACCTCAGTGGTCAATTCTTCTAGCCTGGTTTTTCTCTACCTAAGCGGTAACAACTTTTGGGGTCAGATATCGGATTTTGCATTAAATGGGTGGAAGAAAATGTGGACTGTATTGGATTTGAGTAACAATCAATTTTCAGGCATGCTTCCAAGGTGGATCGTCAATTCTACACAACTGAGCGCAATTGATTTGtccaaaaaccattttaaagGTCCAATTCCAAGAGACTTTTGTAAACTTCAAGGGCTTGAATATTTGGACCTTTCTGAGAACAACTTTGGTTCTATACCATCTTGCTTCAATCCACCACAAATAACCCATGTGCATCTATCTGGAAATAGATTGAGCGGCCCATTAACATGTGGATTTTATAATAGCTCTTCCCTGGTTACGATGGATCTTCATGATAACAACTTCATCAGCTCCATTCCAAGTTGGATTGGAAATCTTTCATCATTGAGTGTTCTTCTTCTAAGGGCTAATCACTTTGATGGTGACTTCCCTGTTCATTTATGCTTGTTAGAAAAATTAAGCATTTTGGATGTTTCACAAAACCAGCTCTCTGGTCCATTACCCTCCTGTTTGGGCAATCTTACTTTCAAGGAAAATTTCGATAAAGCATTCGTGAATATTGGAAGTGTTTTTGGATCAGCTGTACATAGGAAAAGCTTATTATGA
- the LOC118028171 gene encoding receptor-like protein 9a: MMVKKMGAWMLLALLTLVGDWYGRCYGCLEEERIGLLEIKALTNPNSIYMRDWVEYSSNCCEWYGIECDKTQRRVIRLSLQVARDQSLGDWVLNASLFLPFKELQSLDLSGNGLVGCSENQGFEVLSSKLEVLDLSQNRFNNDKSILSCLTGLSSLKSLDLSDNGLKGSGFKDLSSRLKKLENLDLSWNQYNDTIFSSITGFSSLKSLDLSYNQLTGSTGINSFQLQPMRLGKLENLNLSDNQLNSSILSILSGLSSLKSLDLSNNMVTGSGIVDSFYLTASHDILLIILFLSQEK, from the exons ATGATGGTGAAAAAAATGGGGGCTTGGATGTTGCTAGCATTATTGACTTTGGTTGGCGACTGGTATGGTCGTTGTTATGGGTGCTTAGAGGAAGAGAGAATTGGTCTCTTAGAGATCAAAGCTTTGACCAATCCAAACAGCATTTACATGAGAGATTGGGTGGAGTACAGTAGTAATTGTTGTGAGTGGTATGGGATCGAGTGTGATAAAACTCAAAGGCGAGTGATCCGACTCTCTCTTCAGGTTGCAAGGGATCAGAGTTTGGGGGATTGGGTTCTCAACGCGTCGTTGTTTCTGCCTTTTAAAGAACTGCAAAGTCTTGATTTGTCCGGTAATGGACTGGTTGGTTGCTCTGAGAATCAAG GCTTCGAAGTCTTATCATCAAAACTGGAGGTACTTGACCTAAGTCAGAACCgatttaataatgataaaagcATTTTATCATGTTTGACTGGGCTTTCCTCTCTCAAGTCTTTAGATTTATCAGACAATGGGTTGAAAGGATCAG GTTTCAAGGACTTGTCATCAAGGTTGAAAAAACTGGAGAACCTTGACCTAAGTTGGAATCAATACAACGATACCATTTTTTCATCTATAACTGGATTTTCATCTCTCAAGTCTTTAGATCTATCATACAATCAGCTGACAGGATCTACTGGTATCAATA GTTTTCAACTCCAACCGATGAGGCTGGGAAAGTTAGAGAACCTTAACCTGAGTGACAATCAATTGAACAGTAGCATCTTATCAATTCTGAGTGGGCTTTCATCCCTCAAGTCTTTGGATCTATCAAATAACATGGTGACAGGATCAGGTATAGTAGACAGTTTCTACCTAACTGCTTCACATGAcattctcttaattatattgtttctttCTCAAGAAAAATGA
- the LOC118028182 gene encoding disease resistance protein RPM1, whose amino-acid sequence MDMIAVQVALEKLASFVAEETRFLGGVRGAIVELQDDLYSMKSFLQDAEERSVSDQGLRAWVKQVRDVAYDAEDILEEFMLRFAPSHGSGFIHYLRNSYRSIRKLSARHRLAVQLQSIKARVKAISERRNAFSLNRIDMPSTSGATVEKWHDPRLAALYLDEADVVGIENPKHLLVSWLVEGEEKLSSISVVGMGGLGKTTLVKKVYDSHPIRRSFDTHSWVTVSKSFASTELLRVALQGFLATANEPVPDNLQSMTDLQLIDALRNYLWRRRYVIVLDDIWNANAWETIKYAFPDCNCGSRIIFTTRLSNLAESIENTSHVYELQALPENEAWTLFCMKAFRGEHKAVCPPELEEMSRNILKKCEGLPLAIVAIGGLLSKKKNGGLEWKKVQDCLATELKSNNDLGSVRRILQLSYDNLPYYLKQCYLYLSVFPEDYLIKRRKLIRLWIVERFVEEKQGFTMEEVAEEYLNELVNRSLIQVVEKNYFNRVKTCRVHDLMREIIQMKSREESFVMIANGTRISKNEKVRRLSIHENSEEVQSDMRFPYLWSLLSFSSHHSFEHGFRNYKLLRVLNLDRAPLSTFLPGLVELIHLRYLSLRWTMISELPESIRKLKYLEILDLKRSPVSSLPAEITQLTCLCQLRNYRYIFQSSSFFPDTHGMRVPSGIGRLTSLQKLGSVEVNEDYELVRELGKLTQLRRLGILKLREEQGMDLCYTLDRLKHLTALYLVSLNNTEVLQFDSLSSPPKYLQRLDLKCSLPALPGWIASLQYISKLVLQYSNLKSDPLKALQKLPSLVVLELRQAYAGEELCCDPSGFSKLKRLGLHELERLRRIRIAKGSMPGLERLDITACTVLETVPDGIENLKNIGDLVLWYMPSTFIKTIERYRGEDFWRVQHITTITRIYESQGRRVSETLL is encoded by the coding sequence ATGGACATGATCGCAGTGCAGGTGGCGCTCGAGAAACTGGCTTCCTTTGTAGCAGAAGAAACACGGTTCTTGGGAGGAGTTAGAGGGGCAATCGTTGAACTACAAGATGATTTGTATAGCATGAAATCTTTCCTTCAGGATGCGGAAGAAAGGAGTGTGAGTGATCAAGGACTGAGAGCCTGGGTCAAACAAGTGAGAGATGTGGCTTATGATGCTGAGGACATTCTTGAAGAGTTCATGCTCCGGTTTGCTCCATCTCACGGGAGTGGTTTTATCCATTATCTTCGCAATTCATATCGTTCCATTCGTAAATTAAGCGCACGGCACCGTCTGGCAGTACAGCTACAAAGCATTAAAGCAAGGGTGAAAGCCATTTCTGAGAGAAGAAATGCATTTTCTTTGAATAGGATAGACATGCCATCAACCTCCGGTGCTACCGTAGAGAAATGGCATGATCCCCGGTTAGCTGCTCTTTACTTAGATGAAGCTGATGTCGTGGGAATTGAGAACCCAAAACATCTACTGGTTTCGTGGCTTGTGGAAGGCGAAGAAAAGCTGTCCAGTATCTCTGTGGTTGGAATGGGTGGGTTGGGGAAAACAACCCTCGTAAAGAAAGTCTATGACAGCCACCCCATCAGAAGAAGCTTTGATACCCATTCTTGGGTTACAGTTTCCAAATCGTTTGCATCCACGGAGCTCCTACGAGTTGCTCTGCAGGGGTTTCTGGCGACAGCAAACGAACCTGTTCCGGATAATTTGCAATCAATGACTGACTTGCAATTAATTGATGCTCTAAGAAATTATCTATGGAGAAGGAGGTATGTCATTGTTTTGGATGATATATGGAATGCAAACGCTTGGGAAACAATAAAGTATGCATTTCCTGATTGTAACTGTGGTAGTAGAATTATCTTCACTACACGTTTAAGTAACTTGGCTGAATCTATAGAGAACACTAGTCATGTTTATGAACTCCAAGCTTTACCAGAAAATGAAGCTTGGACCCTCTTTTGTATGAAAGCCTTTAGAGGGGAACATAAGGCTGTATGCCCTCCAGAACTGGAAGAGATGTCTCGAAATATCTTAAAGAAGTGTGAGGGACTGCCACTTGCAATTGTAGCAATAGGAGGCCTACTGTCGAAAAAGAAAAACGGAGGTTTGGAATGGAAGAAAGTCCAAGACTGCCTAGCTACAGAATTGAAAAGTAACAACGACCTTGGGAGTGTACGTAGAATACTTCAACTAAGTTATGATAATCTTCCTTACTACCTCAAACAGTGTTATTTGTATTTAAGTGTTTTTCCAGaggattatttgataaaaagaagGAAGTTGATCCGGCTATGGATAGTTGAAAGGTTTGTGGAAGAGAAGCAAGGCTTTACAATGGAGGAAGTAGCAGAGGAATACCTTAATGAACTCGTGAATAGGAGTTTGATCCAAGTGGTGgagaagaattattttaatagggTCAAGACATGTCGTGTTCATGATCTAATGCGAGAAATCATTCAAATGAAATCCAGGGAAGAATCTTTTGTTATGATAGCAAACGGAACAAGAATCAGCAAGAATGAGAAAGTTCGGCGTCTATCAATCCATGAGAACTCTGAGGAGGTACAATCAGATATGAGATTTCCTTATCTGTGGTCTTTGTTGTCATTTTCTTCACATCATTCTTTTGAGCACGGTTTCCGCAATTACAAGCTGTTGAGAGTGTTGAATTTAGATCGAGCTCCCCTTTCCACCTTCCTACCTGGATTGGTTGAACTGATTCATTTGAGATACTTAAGTTTGAGATGGACCATGATAAGTGAGCTTCCAGAGTCCATAAGGAAGCTCAAGTACTTGGAAATACTGGATTTGAAAAGGAGTCCTGTGTCTTCTTTGCCTGCTGAGATCACACAATTGACATGTCTTTGCCAGCTCCGTAACTATCGATACATTTTCCAGTCCTCATCGTTCTTCCCAGACACTCATGGAATGAGAGTTCCATCAGGAATAGGAAGATTGACGAGCCTGCAGAAATTGGGAAGCGTCGAAGTGAATGAAGATTACGAGTTAGTCAGGGAGTTGGGAAAGCTAACTCAGTTGAGAAGGCTGGGCATTTTAAAGCTAAGAGAAGAGCAGGGAATGGATCTCTGTTATACTTTGGACAGGTTGAAACACCTTACTGCATTGTATCTTGTTTCACTAAACAACACTGAAGTCTTACAATTTGACTCTCTTTCATCTCCTCCAAAATATCTCCAACGACTAGATCTCAAATGTAGTCTTCCAGCTTTACCAGGATGGATAGCTTCACTCCAGTATATTTCCAAGCTAGTGCTTCAATATTCTAATTTGAAAAGTGATCCTCTCAAGGCCCTCCAGAAATTGCCTAGTTTGGTGGTGCTTGAACTCCGTCAAGCTTATGCAGGGGAAGAACTGTGTTGTGATCCTAGTGGATTTTCAAAGCTGAAGAGGCTAGGTCTCCATGAACTGGAGAGATTGCGGCGCATCAGAATAGCAAAAGGATCAATGCCTGGGTTAGAGAGGCTAGACATCACAGCATGCACGGTGCTAGAAACTGTGCCGGATGGGATTGAAAACCTGAAAAATATAGGAGACCTGGTTCTGTGGTATATGCCTTCAACATTCATCAAGACAATAGAGAGGTACCGCGGTGAAGATTTCTGGAGAGTTCAACATATCACAACAATCACCCGTATCTACGAGAGCCAGGGGAGACGGGTCTCTGAAACTCTTCTGTAA